In a genomic window of Flavobacteriales bacterium:
- a CDS encoding M3 family metallopeptidase — MTNPLLQTSQLPFQAPPFDRISDDQFRPALAEGMKRHRAEVNLIANCEEPPSFENTIVALERAGQDLSRASSVFYNLVGCATNEVLQAVKADMAPKLATHYDAIALNERLFTRIKRLRDSMESLQLDAVDVRLLDRCYTRFVRAGALLDAAGKERMTELNEEEARLVARFEENILKERMASAVLVDDARLLDGLSGEAIEAAALAAKEKGHEGRWLIDLRNTTTQPVLAELNDRALRERILKASLARNSRGNAWDNRAIIARLAQLRAQKAQLLGFASWAHYVMDDQMAKEPANAMELMGRLAPAAVANARQEAGKLQAMMDAEPGMNGSGPRRLAAWDWDYYAEQVRKAEYDFDEAAVKPYLEFDRVLHDGVFFAANALFGLSFKERKDLPVYHEDVRVFDIVDADGSVIGLIYGDFYARDHKNGGAWMSTFVDQSTLLGQQPVITQVCNYTKPAAGQPCLLSWDDVITLFHEFGHGLHGMLSAQKYPRFSGTATSTDFVEFPSQVNENWALDPKVLARYARHHRTGEPMPADLADKLRKARTFNQGYRTTEYLAAAIIDLAWHGLTADAPLVEDVDAFEHAALSKHGLDLEQVPPRYRSCYFSHAWTGYAANYYAYLWSEVMDADGFAWFMENGGLTRANGERLRATVLSQGGSKPEAQLYRDFTGRDPRVEPLLEKRGMR, encoded by the coding sequence ATGACCAATCCGCTTCTCCAGACCAGCCAGCTGCCCTTCCAGGCCCCGCCCTTCGACCGCATCAGCGATGATCAGTTCCGTCCGGCGCTGGCCGAGGGCATGAAGCGTCACCGCGCTGAGGTGAACCTCATCGCAAACTGCGAGGAGCCACCGTCCTTCGAGAACACCATCGTGGCGCTGGAGCGCGCGGGGCAGGACCTGAGCCGCGCCAGCAGCGTGTTCTACAACCTCGTAGGCTGCGCCACCAACGAAGTGCTGCAGGCCGTGAAGGCCGACATGGCCCCGAAGCTCGCCACGCACTACGACGCCATCGCCCTCAATGAGCGCCTCTTCACGCGCATCAAGCGATTGCGTGACAGCATGGAATCGCTGCAGCTCGATGCCGTGGACGTGCGCCTGCTCGACCGCTGCTACACGCGTTTCGTGCGCGCGGGCGCCCTGCTCGATGCCGCCGGCAAGGAGCGCATGACGGAGCTGAATGAGGAAGAGGCCCGCCTCGTGGCGCGCTTCGAGGAGAACATCCTCAAGGAGCGCATGGCCTCGGCGGTACTGGTTGACGATGCCCGCCTGCTGGATGGACTATCAGGTGAGGCCATCGAAGCCGCCGCCCTGGCGGCGAAGGAGAAGGGGCACGAGGGCCGATGGCTCATCGACCTGCGCAACACCACCACGCAGCCCGTGCTGGCCGAATTGAATGACCGCGCCCTGCGTGAGCGCATCCTGAAAGCCAGCCTGGCGCGCAACAGCCGCGGCAACGCGTGGGACAATCGCGCCATCATTGCGCGTCTCGCGCAATTGCGCGCGCAGAAGGCGCAGCTCCTCGGTTTCGCTTCCTGGGCGCATTACGTGATGGACGACCAGATGGCGAAGGAACCTGCGAACGCCATGGAGCTCATGGGCCGCCTGGCACCGGCCGCCGTGGCCAATGCCCGCCAGGAAGCCGGGAAGCTGCAAGCCATGATGGATGCGGAGCCGGGCATGAACGGAAGCGGGCCACGGCGCTTGGCCGCTTGGGACTGGGACTACTACGCCGAGCAGGTGCGCAAGGCGGAGTACGATTTCGATGAGGCCGCCGTGAAGCCCTACCTCGAATTCGATCGCGTGCTGCACGATGGGGTCTTCTTCGCGGCGAATGCGCTATTCGGCCTTTCCTTCAAGGAGCGCAAGGACCTGCCCGTGTACCATGAGGATGTGCGCGTATTCGACATCGTGGATGCTGATGGAAGCGTGATCGGGCTCATCTACGGGGACTTCTACGCGCGCGACCACAAGAACGGCGGCGCGTGGATGAGCACCTTCGTTGACCAGAGCACCTTGCTGGGCCAGCAGCCCGTGATCACGCAAGTGTGCAACTACACCAAGCCCGCAGCGGGTCAGCCCTGCCTGCTCAGCTGGGACGATGTGATCACGCTCTTCCACGAGTTCGGGCACGGTCTGCACGGCATGCTCAGCGCGCAGAAGTACCCGCGCTTCAGTGGAACGGCCACCAGCACCGATTTCGTGGAGTTCCCCTCGCAGGTGAATGAGAACTGGGCGCTGGACCCGAAGGTGCTGGCGCGGTACGCGAGGCACCACCGCACGGGTGAGCCGATGCCCGCGGACCTTGCAGACAAGTTGCGCAAGGCACGCACGTTCAACCAGGGCTATCGCACCACCGAGTACCTCGCAGCGGCCATCATCGATCTTGCCTGGCACGGTTTGACGGCCGATGCGCCGCTCGTCGAGGATGTCGATGCCTTCGAGCACGCGGCGCTGTCCAAGCACGGCCTCGACCTCGAGCAGGTTCCGCCGCGCTACCGCAGCTGCTACTTCAGCCATGCCTGGACCGGCTACGCGGCCAATTACTACGCCTACCTCTGGAGCGAGGTGATGGATGCCGACGGCTTCGCGTGGTTCATGGAGAACGGTGGCCTCACGCGCGCCAACGGTGAACGCTTGCGCGCCACCGTGCTCAGTCAGGGCGGCAGCAAGCCCGAGGCCCAGCTCTACCGCGACTTCACAGGCCGCGACCCGCGCGTGGAGCCGCTGCTGGAGAAAAGGGGGATGCGGTAG
- a CDS encoding DUF2628 domain-containing protein — protein sequence MEDQLEPIHPGPWGEFPDRYWSTYFGDEATYYLSELGRLRQGQSLDFRWAAFFLGMLWMVYRRMYVIAACAVGLILLQSTIEEGLYVLLALDELAQSITGLVISLALNAAMGYYANRVYLWDARRNIRQVLVELPHAHEAEVLAAIARRGGHSVGAVFVFLALCLGAALALTVGLGGFFSI from the coding sequence ATGGAAGACCAGCTTGAGCCTATTCATCCGGGGCCTTGGGGCGAATTCCCCGACCGCTACTGGAGCACCTACTTCGGCGACGAAGCCACCTATTACCTGTCCGAGCTGGGCCGTTTGCGCCAGGGGCAATCGCTCGATTTCCGCTGGGCGGCCTTCTTCCTGGGCATGCTTTGGATGGTGTACCGCCGCATGTATGTGATCGCCGCGTGCGCTGTGGGGCTCATCCTTTTGCAAAGCACCATCGAGGAAGGCCTTTACGTGCTTCTAGCGCTCGATGAACTCGCACAGAGCATCACCGGCTTGGTCATCTCACTTGCCCTGAACGCCGCGATGGGCTACTACGCCAACCGCGTTTACCTCTGGGATGCGCGGCGCAATATCCGGCAGGTGCTGGTGGAACTGCCGCACGCGCACGAGGCCGAAGTGCTCGCCGCCATTGCCCGTCGTGGCGGCCATAGCGTGGGAGCGGTGTTCGTGTTCCTGGCGCTGTGCTTGGGCGCGGCGCTGGCGTTGACCGTGGGATTGGGCGGTTTCTTCTCGATCTAG
- a CDS encoding LPS-assembly protein LptD, whose amino-acid sequence MWTATGARAQKLSDEVRYSARDSIRYDLAEQSVYLYGAASVRYLGTQLTADRIVFSFKNEEAMSFGAPDSTGAIAGKPRLVQDGHTIDADSIRVNLKTKVGIIREVRTQEQEAWLHAGLSKRHANGEVHSLRGKLTTCDRPNPHYHFQVSRMMVIPDEKIISGPAYMKFRKVPTPLALPFGLFPNKKGGSSGVLIPVWGNNPALGYFLLNGGWYQQLGERADLSLTGDIYSRGSWALRGITRYRSRYRYSGNLQLNHSTLLSSDPEYPDFSRQRNFFVNWSHQVDARSSLTDRFSASVNLGTSNNYRNNFNSNVGDYLSNTFQSNISYARLWPGKPYSVAVNALHRQNTLNRSFDITLPAITFNLQRILPVQLLRPVGAPSRWYDQLALTYTANLDNRLSTTEENLYLENLGTLARDARNGMRHTAAITTTLKNRFFSLNPEFRFTDRWYLETLRRTYQPEPDTVFTDTVGGFRRAGEWSAGATLTTKLYGMYTFRGGAVRAIRHTITPNVGLSYRPDNSTRIEGPFGANGSLGTYSPFQIGIYGEPSVGESGSLNVGVIQNVEAKVRDKKAMREDSTGQGGLALKKIKLLDFLGINSSYDMLKDSVRWSSVAIAARTLIANAINVNVNSTWDPYAVDLDGQRINRSERSTSGALARMLYTNVALGVELKSKRYGQSTSAEPPGGQVVQDSDPAKGARQSFSMPWRLGVNYSYDVSRSYREGTYTQDERKSVLFNGDVTVLKHWKLGGQSGYDLVAGEWTPTSLNLYWDLHCWEFNFNITPIGLRKSFMVRINVKASILRDLKYEQRRPYGNDNNLLY is encoded by the coding sequence ATGTGGACGGCCACCGGGGCGCGGGCGCAGAAGCTGAGCGATGAGGTGCGGTACAGCGCGCGCGACAGCATCCGGTACGACCTCGCTGAGCAATCCGTGTACCTCTATGGCGCCGCGAGCGTCCGCTACCTGGGCACGCAGCTCACGGCCGACCGCATCGTGTTCAGCTTCAAGAACGAAGAAGCCATGAGCTTTGGTGCGCCGGACAGCACCGGGGCCATCGCCGGGAAGCCGCGCCTGGTGCAGGATGGCCACACCATCGACGCCGACAGCATCCGGGTGAACCTGAAGACCAAGGTGGGCATCATCCGCGAGGTGCGCACGCAGGAGCAGGAAGCCTGGCTGCATGCCGGACTGAGCAAGCGCCATGCGAACGGCGAGGTGCACAGCCTGCGCGGCAAGCTCACCACCTGCGACCGTCCCAACCCGCATTACCACTTCCAGGTGAGCCGCATGATGGTGATCCCGGACGAGAAGATCATCAGCGGTCCGGCCTACATGAAATTCCGCAAGGTGCCCACGCCCCTGGCCCTCCCCTTCGGCCTCTTCCCTAACAAGAAGGGCGGCAGCAGCGGCGTGCTGATCCCGGTGTGGGGCAACAACCCCGCCCTCGGCTACTTCCTGCTCAATGGCGGCTGGTACCAGCAGCTGGGCGAGCGCGCCGACCTGAGCCTCACCGGCGACATCTACAGCCGCGGGAGCTGGGCCCTGCGCGGCATCACGCGCTACCGCTCGCGCTACCGCTACAGCGGCAACCTGCAGCTCAACCACAGCACCCTGCTCAGCAGCGACCCCGAGTACCCCGACTTCAGCCGGCAGCGCAACTTCTTCGTGAACTGGAGCCATCAGGTGGACGCGCGCTCCAGCCTCACCGACCGCTTCAGCGCCAGCGTCAACCTGGGCACCAGCAACAACTACCGCAACAACTTCAACAGCAACGTCGGCGATTACCTCAGCAACACCTTCCAGAGCAACATCAGCTACGCGCGGCTATGGCCGGGCAAGCCCTACTCCGTGGCCGTGAATGCGCTCCACCGCCAGAACACGCTCAACCGCAGCTTCGACATCACCCTCCCCGCCATCACCTTCAACCTGCAGCGCATCCTCCCGGTGCAGCTGCTGCGCCCCGTCGGTGCCCCATCGCGCTGGTACGATCAGCTCGCGCTCACCTACACCGCCAACCTCGACAACCGGCTCAGCACCACCGAAGAGAATCTCTACCTCGAGAACCTCGGGACCCTGGCGCGCGATGCACGCAACGGCATGCGCCACACCGCCGCCATCACCACCACGCTCAAGAACCGCTTCTTCAGCTTGAACCCGGAGTTCCGCTTCACCGACCGCTGGTACCTCGAGACGCTGCGCCGCACCTACCAGCCGGAGCCCGATACCGTGTTCACCGACACCGTGGGCGGCTTCCGCCGCGCGGGCGAATGGAGCGCGGGCGCCACGCTCACCACCAAGCTCTACGGCATGTACACCTTCCGCGGCGGCGCGGTGCGCGCCATCCGGCATACCATCACGCCCAACGTGGGCCTCAGCTACCGCCCCGATAACAGCACGCGCATCGAAGGGCCCTTCGGCGCCAATGGCTCGCTCGGCACCTACTCGCCTTTCCAGATCGGGATCTATGGCGAACCGAGCGTGGGCGAGAGCGGCTCACTGAATGTGGGCGTGATCCAGAACGTGGAGGCCAAGGTGCGCGACAAGAAGGCCATGCGCGAAGACAGCACCGGGCAAGGCGGCCTCGCGCTCAAGAAGATCAAGCTGCTCGATTTCCTCGGCATCAACAGCAGCTACGACATGCTCAAGGACAGCGTGCGCTGGTCGTCCGTGGCGATCGCGGCGCGCACGCTGATCGCGAACGCGATCAATGTGAACGTGAACAGCACCTGGGATCCCTATGCCGTGGACCTCGATGGCCAGCGCATCAACCGCAGCGAGCGCAGCACAAGCGGCGCATTGGCGCGCATGCTCTACACCAACGTGGCCTTGGGCGTGGAACTGAAGAGCAAGCGCTACGGACAAAGCACCAGCGCGGAGCCGCCGGGCGGTCAGGTGGTGCAGGACAGCGATCCCGCGAAGGGCGCGCGCCAGAGCTTCAGCATGCCGTGGCGGCTGGGCGTGAACTACAGTTACGATGTGAGCCGGTCGTACCGGGAGGGAACGTACACGCAGGACGAGCGCAAGAGCGTGCTCTTCAATGGCGATGTGACCGTGCTGAAGCATTGGAAGCTCGGCGGGCAGAGCGGCTACGACCTCGTGGCCGGGGAATGGACGCCCACCTCGCTGAACCTCTACTGGGACCTGCACTGCTGGGAGTTCAACTTCAACATCACGCCCATCGGACTGCGCAAGAGCTTCATGGTGCGCATCAACGTGAAGGCAAGCATCCTGCGCGACCTGAAGTACGAGCAGCGCCGGCCTTACGGCAACGACAACAATCTGCTGTACTAG
- a CDS encoding N-acetylmuramoyl-L-alanine amidase codes for MLAASAVGQGRDPHRIRTIVLDAGHGGKDPGNLGTGRYKTTEKHVSLNVAKLVGKYLNEAFPDVKVVYTRDDDRFIELMERTQIANRAKADIFLSIHCNANDSKDPHGCETYVMGLHKTDANMKVAMKENAAILLEDGHELKYGGYDPKRPESQIELSLRQNVHLDQSLLLSSLIQKQFKDRVGRPDRGVKQAGFLVISYTTMPAVLIELGFLTNPTEEDFLQEEQGQDFMASAIYRAIKEYKSIVEGLPAETAQEAKPDSTRVAVKEPEPKPRTESSVRFKVQIATSSKRIDPKAKNFNGLEGVEEHKGQGLFKYTVGDEVSLDAARAVQRRCKEKGFDGAFIVAFRDGQRIDLQEAVNLAQGR; via the coding sequence GTGCTCGCGGCTTCAGCCGTGGGCCAAGGCCGCGACCCGCACCGCATCCGCACCATCGTGCTCGATGCCGGCCATGGCGGCAAGGACCCCGGCAACCTGGGCACCGGCCGCTACAAGACCACCGAGAAGCACGTCTCGCTCAACGTCGCCAAGCTCGTGGGCAAGTACCTCAACGAGGCCTTCCCCGACGTGAAGGTGGTCTACACGCGCGACGACGACCGCTTCATCGAGCTCATGGAGCGCACCCAGATCGCCAACCGCGCCAAGGCCGACATCTTCCTCAGCATCCACTGCAACGCCAACGACAGCAAGGATCCGCACGGCTGCGAGACCTACGTGATGGGCCTGCACAAGACCGATGCGAACATGAAGGTGGCCATGAAGGAGAACGCCGCCATCCTGCTCGAGGACGGGCATGAGCTGAAGTACGGCGGCTACGATCCCAAGCGGCCCGAGAGCCAGATCGAACTGAGCCTGCGGCAGAACGTGCACCTCGACCAGAGCCTGCTGCTCAGCTCACTCATCCAGAAGCAGTTCAAGGACCGCGTGGGGCGGCCGGACCGCGGGGTGAAGCAGGCCGGTTTCCTCGTGATCAGCTACACCACCATGCCGGCGGTGCTCATCGAGCTCGGCTTCCTCACCAACCCAACGGAAGAGGATTTCCTCCAGGAGGAGCAGGGGCAGGATTTCATGGCCAGCGCCATCTACCGGGCCATCAAGGAGTACAAATCCATCGTCGAGGGCCTGCCCGCCGAAACAGCGCAGGAGGCGAAGCCCGACAGCACGCGCGTGGCGGTGAAGGAACCCGAGCCGAAGCCGCGCACGGAGAGCAGCGTGCGCTTCAAGGTGCAGATCGCCACCAGCAGCAAGCGCATCGACCCGAAAGCGAAGAACTTCAACGGCCTCGAAGGTGTTGAGGAGCACAAGGGGCAGGGGCTCTTCAAGTACACCGTGGGCGATGAGGTCAGCCTGGATGCAGCCCGAGCGGTGCAGCGGCGATGCAAGGAGAAGGGATTCGATGGCGCCTTCATCGTGGCCTTCCGCGATGGGCAACGGATCGATCTGCAGGAAGCGGTTAATTTGGCCCAAGGCCGATAG
- a CDS encoding MCE family protein, producing MKIKREYSIAGIAIAGLLLLYFGINYLRGLDVLTKRNVFHVVYNDISGVNSASPVFLNGYKVGQVVGTGLLPDGSGRIAVSFQLNERQLKLPKDTKVQIYSADLFSRALQIIIGKSPEVAQAGDTLVGNTELSLTDAVGEQIDPLKRKAEAMLANIDSLLTTMQDLLNDSTLGDIDASFSSIRGTLENLNSTSRRLDALMAAESVTIHAVLENLRRVTANLDSYHASLSSTLSNLDTLSGDLASPRTRQMLADLAETSTKLKGVMTGLEQGEGSLGALLKNDTLYANLQSASKELDLLLEDLRLNPNRYVQLSLFGKKDKLPKLTDSDVQRIKQALQDDKRMKP from the coding sequence ATGAAGATCAAACGCGAGTACAGCATTGCAGGCATCGCCATCGCCGGGCTGCTGCTGCTCTATTTCGGGATCAATTACCTGCGCGGCCTCGATGTGCTCACCAAGCGCAACGTGTTCCATGTGGTGTACAATGACATCAGCGGCGTGAACTCGGCCTCGCCGGTCTTCCTCAATGGCTACAAGGTGGGCCAGGTGGTGGGCACCGGCCTGCTTCCCGATGGCAGTGGCCGCATCGCCGTGAGCTTCCAGCTGAATGAGCGCCAACTGAAGCTGCCCAAGGATACCAAGGTGCAGATCTACAGTGCTGACCTCTTCAGCCGGGCCCTGCAGATCATCATCGGCAAGAGTCCAGAGGTCGCGCAGGCCGGCGACACGCTTGTGGGCAATACCGAGCTGAGTCTCACCGATGCGGTAGGCGAGCAGATCGATCCGCTGAAGCGCAAGGCCGAGGCCATGCTCGCCAACATCGACTCGTTGCTCACCACCATGCAGGACCTGCTCAACGATAGCACGTTGGGCGACATCGACGCGAGCTTCTCCAGCATCCGCGGTACGCTCGAGAACCTCAACAGCACCAGCCGCCGCCTCGATGCCCTCATGGCCGCCGAGAGTGTCACCATCCACGCCGTGCTCGAGAACCTGCGCCGCGTCACCGCCAACCTCGATAGCTACCACGCCAGCCTCAGTTCCACCTTGTCCAACCTCGATACCCTCAGCGGCGACCTCGCGAGCCCGCGCACCCGGCAGATGCTCGCTGACCTTGCCGAGACAAGCACCAAGCTGAAGGGCGTGATGACCGGCCTGGAGCAAGGAGAGGGATCGCTCGGCGCCCTGCTGAAGAACGATACCCTCTACGCCAACCTGCAGAGCGCGAGCAAGGAGCTCGACCTCCTGCTTGAGGATCTCCGCCTCAATCCCAACCGCTACGTGCAGCTCTCGCTCTTCGGCAAGAAGGACAAGCTGCCCAAGCTCACCGACAGCGATGTGCAGCGCATCAAGCAAGCGCTGCAGGACGACAAGCGCATGAAGCCATGA
- a CDS encoding (Fe-S)-binding protein: MIAQVVFGILLIAAIALFARNLGRIGRNIHLGKPEAINDRKAERWSTMARVALGQSKMVVRPVAGIMHSLIYAGFIIINLEVLEIFIDGLFGTHRIGAFLGGFYDFLIGSFEILAIGVLLACIVFIARRAIIQLPRFHKPEMKGWPSKDAMIILVTEIVLMCAFLTMNAADFVLQGLGAEHYTQAGSFPVSAAIASTLNLSNLQPSTLITMERTAWWLHIVGILGFLNYLVVSKHLHILLAFPNVWYSKLAPRTEFANMPRITGEVKSMIDPSVPPPDPAPARTVAGAEVPERFGAKDVFDLSWKSLMDAYSCTECGRCTSECPANLTGKLLSPRKIMMDTRDRLEEVGEAIDAKGKWEDDGQSLHSRISEEELWACTTCNACTQACPVNIDPVSIIMEMRRYKVMEESSTRPALTSMFNNVENNGAPWAFGADRRMEWTNS; the protein is encoded by the coding sequence ATGATCGCGCAAGTGGTCTTCGGCATCCTCCTCATCGCGGCCATCGCGCTATTCGCGCGCAACCTGGGCCGGATCGGGCGCAACATCCACCTCGGCAAGCCGGAGGCGATCAACGACCGCAAGGCCGAGCGTTGGAGCACCATGGCGCGGGTCGCCCTTGGACAGAGCAAGATGGTCGTCCGCCCGGTGGCCGGCATCATGCACAGCCTCATCTACGCGGGCTTCATCATCATCAACCTCGAGGTGCTGGAGATCTTCATCGATGGGCTCTTCGGCACGCATCGCATCGGCGCCTTCCTCGGAGGGTTCTATGATTTCCTCATCGGCAGCTTCGAGATCCTGGCCATCGGCGTGCTGTTGGCTTGCATCGTCTTCATCGCCCGTCGTGCCATCATCCAGCTGCCCCGCTTCCATAAGCCCGAGATGAAAGGCTGGCCCTCGAAGGACGCTATGATCATCCTCGTCACCGAGATCGTGCTCATGTGCGCATTCCTCACCATGAACGCGGCCGACTTCGTGTTGCAGGGCCTCGGCGCCGAGCATTACACGCAGGCCGGGTCCTTCCCGGTCAGCGCCGCGATCGCCTCAACCCTCAACCTCTCGAATCTTCAGCCTTCAACCCTCATCACCATGGAGCGCACGGCCTGGTGGCTCCACATCGTCGGCATCCTCGGCTTCCTCAACTACCTCGTGGTAAGCAAGCACCTGCACATCCTGCTCGCCTTCCCAAACGTGTGGTACAGCAAACTGGCGCCAAGGACCGAGTTCGCCAACATGCCGCGCATCACGGGTGAGGTGAAGAGCATGATCGACCCCAGCGTGCCGCCGCCCGATCCGGCACCCGCGCGAACCGTCGCTGGCGCGGAAGTGCCCGAGCGCTTCGGTGCGAAGGACGTTTTCGACTTGAGCTGGAAGAGCCTGATGGATGCGTACAGCTGCACCGAGTGCGGCCGCTGCACCAGTGAGTGCCCCGCCAACCTCACCGGCAAGTTGCTCAGTCCGCGCAAGATCATGATGGACACGCGCGACCGCTTGGAAGAAGTGGGCGAGGCCATCGATGCCAAGGGCAAGTGGGAGGACGATGGCCAGAGCCTGCACTCGCGCATCAGCGAAGAGGAGCTCTGGGCCTGCACCACCTGCAACGCCTGCACCCAGGCCTGTCCGGTGAACATCGATCCGGTGAGCATCATCATGGAGATGCGCCGCTACAAGGTGATGGAGGAGAGCAGCACGCGCCCCGCGCTCACGAGCATGTTCAACAACGTGGAGAACAACGGCGCGCCATGGGCCTTCGGGGCAGATCGTCGCATGGAATGGACGAATTCATGA
- a CDS encoding (Fe-S)-binding protein codes for MSQSLAVPTMAAFTASGEVPEVLFWVGCAGSFDDRARKITKAFVRILNAAKVKFAVLGQEETCTGDPARRAGNEFLFQMQALQNVTVLNGYGVKRIVTACPHCFNTLKNEYPALGGSYEVMHHTQFINALLKEGRIKVQGGGFNGKRITFHDPCYLGRGNNEYEAPREVLLKLDAALVEMKRSKQNGLCCGAGGAQMFKEAEPGAREVNHERGEEALGTKPDIIAAGCPFCNTMLTDGVKHFNKEGEVVVKDVAELIAEAGEL; via the coding sequence ATGAGCCAGAGTCTCGCCGTCCCCACCATGGCCGCTTTCACCGCTTCTGGCGAAGTGCCCGAAGTGCTTTTCTGGGTAGGCTGCGCGGGATCATTCGATGACCGTGCGCGCAAGATCACCAAGGCCTTCGTGCGCATCCTGAATGCGGCCAAGGTGAAGTTCGCTGTGCTGGGCCAAGAGGAGACCTGCACCGGCGATCCCGCCCGTCGCGCGGGCAATGAGTTCCTCTTCCAGATGCAGGCGCTGCAGAACGTCACCGTGCTGAACGGCTATGGCGTGAAGCGCATCGTCACCGCCTGCCCGCACTGCTTCAACACGCTGAAGAACGAGTACCCGGCGTTGGGCGGCAGCTACGAGGTGATGCATCACACGCAGTTCATCAATGCGCTGTTGAAGGAAGGCCGCATCAAGGTGCAGGGCGGCGGCTTCAACGGCAAGCGCATCACCTTCCACGACCCTTGCTACCTCGGTCGCGGCAACAATGAGTACGAGGCCCCGCGCGAAGTGCTCCTGAAGCTCGATGCCGCGCTGGTGGAGATGAAGCGCAGCAAGCAGAACGGCCTGTGCTGCGGCGCTGGCGGAGCGCAGATGTTCAAAGAAGCAGAGCCCGGCGCGCGTGAGGTGAACCACGAGAGGGGCGAGGAAGCACTGGGCACCAAGCCGGACATCATCGCTGCGGGCTGCCCCTTCTGCAACACCATGCTTACTGATGGCGTGAAGCACTTCAACAAAGAGGGTGAAGTGGTGGTGAAGGACGTGGCGGAGCTGATCGCGGAGGCGGGGGAGCTGTAG